Proteins from a single region of Crocosphaera sp. UHCC 0190:
- a CDS encoding ABC transporter permease: protein MSRSKAIQYYLLARLLLAPLMVWTIVTLVFLLLRATPGDPADAILGNRAPEATKEALRESLGLNKSLWLQYFTYLGQLLSLNLGTSITSQGQSVWEIITQHFPATAELTFYSMVIAIAIGVSLGILSASRPNTAIDVGGRLFGIITYSLPIFWVGMLLQLIFAVQLRWFPLGTRFPLDQVPPNGLTGIYTIDSLFGGNLGQFFTAIYYLILPCFTLGLLLSGIFERMVRVNLKQTLQADYVEAARARGIPERRILLAHALKNALIPVITVLGLTFAALLGGAVLTEVTFSWPGLGNRLYEAIAVRDYPTVQGIMVFFGAIVVFASILIDLANAYVDPRIRY, encoded by the coding sequence ATGTCCCGTTCTAAAGCCATACAATATTATCTCTTAGCCCGTCTTTTGTTGGCCCCCTTAATGGTGTGGACAATTGTTACTTTGGTGTTTTTGCTGCTGCGGGCGACTCCTGGTGATCCAGCCGATGCAATTCTCGGAAATCGCGCCCCTGAAGCCACAAAAGAAGCTTTACGGGAAAGTTTAGGCTTAAATAAATCCTTATGGCTGCAATATTTCACCTATCTCGGACAATTACTGAGTTTGAATTTAGGAACGTCCATTACCAGTCAAGGACAGTCGGTTTGGGAAATTATTACCCAACATTTCCCTGCGACTGCTGAACTGACTTTTTATAGTATGGTTATTGCCATTGCTATTGGGGTGAGTCTAGGTATTCTCTCCGCTTCTCGTCCGAATACTGCGATTGATGTGGGTGGGCGATTATTTGGCATTATTACCTATTCTTTACCTATTTTTTGGGTGGGAATGTTATTACAATTAATTTTTGCCGTCCAATTACGTTGGTTTCCTTTGGGAACTCGTTTTCCCCTTGACCAAGTTCCCCCCAATGGACTAACCGGAATTTATACTATTGATAGCTTATTCGGTGGTAATTTGGGGCAATTTTTTACGGCCATTTATTATTTAATTCTACCTTGTTTTACCTTGGGATTATTATTAAGTGGAATTTTTGAACGAATGGTTAGGGTAAACCTCAAACAAACTTTACAGGCTGATTATGTAGAGGCAGCAAGGGCGAGAGGTATCCCCGAAAGACGAATTTTATTGGCTCATGCTTTGAAAAATGCTTTAATTCCTGTGATTACTGTATTAGGATTAACCTTTGCTGCCTTATTAGGGGGCGCAGTCTTAACAGAAGTGACCTTTTCTTGGCCAGGGTTAGGCAACCGTTTATATGAAGCGATCGCAGTGAGAGACTATCCTACTGTGCAAGGAATTATGGTCTTTTTTGGTGCTATTGTTGTCTTTGCGAGTATTTTAATTGACTTGGCCAATGCCTATGTTGACCCCCGAATTCGTTATTGA
- a CDS encoding citramalate synthase has translation MSSNLDKDEFFYPHGRYHGEVKPENLVFNANLQEFAQRVSYVCNLETAGKIKSEQAYKQIKALWKQLKSSKQELGIGENIFQQDSDDEPPTP, from the coding sequence ATGTCCTCAAACTTAGATAAAGATGAATTTTTCTACCCTCATGGTCGTTACCATGGGGAAGTGAAACCCGAAAATTTAGTTTTTAACGCCAACTTACAGGAATTTGCCCAACGAGTCAGCTATGTTTGTAATTTAGAAACTGCTGGGAAAATTAAATCCGAACAAGCCTATAAACAGATTAAAGCCCTTTGGAAACAACTGAAATCCTCTAAACAAGAATTAGGCATTGGCGAAAATATATTTCAGCAAGATAGTGACGATGAGCCACCAACCCCGTAA
- a CDS encoding DUF938 domain-containing protein, with product MNDLKQFAPATQRNREAILEVLLRVLPPSGNILEIASGTGEHSIFFAPALRPRHWIPSDPNPMLRDSIEAWSKEFPSDNLQAPLNINAQYSVWEVEEQKIKIAAIVNINMIHISPWSSCLGLMQGAGRLLPLGGILYLYGPYKQGGKHTAPSNQSFDESLQSQNPEWGVRNLEDVIKVAQNQGLIFKEMITMPANNLSVIFEKL from the coding sequence ATGAATGATTTGAAACAGTTTGCGCCGGCCACTCAACGTAACCGTGAAGCAATTTTAGAAGTCTTATTAAGGGTTCTTCCCCCATCAGGAAATATCCTAGAAATTGCCAGTGGAACGGGAGAACATTCTATCTTTTTTGCCCCGGCTTTACGTCCCCGTCATTGGATACCTTCTGACCCTAATCCTATGTTAAGAGATAGTATTGAAGCTTGGAGTAAGGAGTTTCCCTCGGATAATCTTCAGGCTCCTCTTAATATTAATGCTCAATATTCTGTTTGGGAAGTTGAAGAACAAAAGATTAAAATTGCAGCAATTGTTAATATTAATATGATTCATATTTCTCCTTGGTCATCTTGTTTGGGACTGATGCAAGGGGCAGGCCGTTTGTTACCGTTAGGGGGAATTTTATATTTATATGGCCCCTATAAACAAGGGGGAAAACATACCGCACCCAGTAACCAATCTTTTGATGAATCTTTACAAAGTCAAAATCCAGAATGGGGAGTTCGCAATTTAGAAGATGTCATTAAGGTTGCTCAAAATCAAGGGTTAATCTTTAAAGAGATGATAACAATGCCCGCTAATAATTTATCAGTTATTTTTGAGAAGCTATAG
- the pyrF gene encoding orotidine-5'-phosphate decarboxylase produces MSPADRLIVPLDVPSQESAIALVEQLPQVTFWKVGLELFVAAGPDILKYLKNRQKRIFLDLKFHDIPNTVAGACRSASHYGVDLLTLHATAGQNALKAAIEAIADSPSPPQLLAITLLTSLNGRDLAFDLKIPLELPEYALQMALLAQKCGIHGAVCSPQEVSQLRQVCGKDFILVCPGVRPTWAQAGDQRRIMTPKNALEAGADYLVIGRPITMADDPVMAWERIVSEL; encoded by the coding sequence ATGTCCCCTGCCGATCGCCTGATTGTTCCTTTAGATGTCCCTAGTCAAGAATCTGCGATCGCCCTGGTTGAGCAACTTCCTCAAGTGACGTTTTGGAAAGTTGGCTTAGAATTATTTGTCGCTGCTGGGCCGGACATTCTTAAATACCTCAAAAATCGTCAAAAACGCATTTTTTTAGACCTGAAATTTCATGATATCCCCAACACTGTGGCCGGGGCCTGTCGTTCGGCCAGTCACTATGGAGTAGATTTGCTCACCCTTCACGCCACGGCCGGTCAAAATGCTTTAAAAGCGGCAATAGAAGCCATTGCAGACAGTCCTTCTCCCCCCCAATTATTAGCCATTACCCTCCTCACCAGTTTGAATGGGCGGGATTTAGCTTTTGACCTCAAAATTCCCCTAGAACTCCCTGAATACGCCCTACAGATGGCTTTATTAGCCCAAAAATGCGGCATTCATGGGGCTGTGTGTTCTCCCCAGGAAGTCAGTCAACTTAGACAAGTCTGTGGCAAAGATTTTATTTTAGTCTGTCCTGGGGTTCGTCCCACTTGGGCCCAAGCAGGAGATCAGCGACGGATCATGACTCCCAAAAACGCCCTAGAAGCAGGGGCAGATTACCTAGTTATTGGTCGTCCGATTACAATGGCAGATGATCCTGTTATGGCGTGGGAACGTATTGTCAGTGAATTATGA
- a CDS encoding photosystem II protein Y, with product MDWRVLVVVTPLLIAASWAAFNIAAAAIGQVQKFLSKES from the coding sequence ATGGATTGGCGTGTTTTAGTCGTTGTTACTCCCCTTCTCATTGCTGCTAGTTGGGCAGCTTTTAATATTGCTGCTGCTGCTATTGGACAAGTTCAAAAGTTTCTCAGCAAAGAAAGCTAA
- a CDS encoding competence/damage-inducible protein A: protein MSAEIICVGTELLLGDIVNTNVQFLAKELASLGIPHYYQTVVGDNPIRLQEVINIASKRASILLFTGGLGPTPDDLTTETIAQLFNTPLEEKPEIIEDIQGKFAARGREMTDNNRKQALLPQGATILPNPGGTAPGMIWQPIPHLTIMTFPGVPSEMKRMWAETAVPYLKSQGWGKEIIFSRMLRFRGIGESALAAKVNHLFNLTNPTVAPYASVGEVRLRICAKTASEAEAIALFDPVAEEIKKIAGLDYFGQDDDTIAEVVGKLLRENQETVSVAESCTGGGLGAMFTTIAGSSDYFWGGVIAYDNRVKMSLLGVKSEDLAEYGAVSDTVAQQMALGVKEKLGTSWGLSTTGIAGPEGGTETKPVGLVYLGIADPDGKVESIECRFGDTRDRSSIRYLSECTALDQLRRKILVR, encoded by the coding sequence ATGAGTGCAGAAATTATTTGCGTGGGAACGGAACTTTTGTTAGGGGACATTGTTAATACCAATGTGCAATTTTTAGCCAAAGAATTAGCCAGTTTAGGCATTCCCCATTATTATCAAACAGTGGTTGGTGATAATCCCATTCGCTTACAAGAAGTGATTAATATTGCTAGTAAACGGGCTTCTATTTTACTGTTTACTGGAGGTTTAGGGCCAACCCCAGATGATCTGACAACGGAAACGATTGCTCAGCTTTTTAACACCCCCTTAGAAGAAAAACCAGAAATTATTGAGGATATTCAAGGCAAATTTGCGGCAAGGGGGAGAGAAATGACCGATAATAACCGTAAACAGGCTTTACTTCCCCAAGGGGCCACTATTTTACCGAACCCTGGAGGAACGGCCCCAGGGATGATTTGGCAACCAATCCCCCATTTAACCATCATGACTTTCCCTGGAGTCCCCTCAGAAATGAAGCGGATGTGGGCAGAAACGGCGGTTCCCTACCTCAAAAGCCAAGGTTGGGGCAAAGAAATCATTTTTAGCCGAATGTTGCGTTTTCGGGGCATTGGCGAGTCAGCCTTAGCGGCCAAAGTTAACCATTTATTTAATTTAACTAATCCTACCGTTGCCCCCTACGCCTCTGTCGGAGAAGTTCGTTTGCGGATATGTGCAAAAACCGCCTCAGAAGCAGAAGCGATCGCCCTCTTTGATCCCGTTGCCGAAGAAATCAAAAAAATCGCCGGATTAGACTATTTTGGGCAAGATGATGACACCATTGCTGAGGTAGTGGGGAAATTATTGCGGGAAAATCAAGAAACGGTATCCGTTGCTGAATCTTGCACAGGAGGCGGTTTGGGGGCAATGTTTACCACGATAGCAGGAAGTTCTGACTATTTTTGGGGTGGGGTCATTGCCTATGATAATCGCGTGAAAATGTCCCTATTAGGGGTGAAATCAGAAGATTTAGCCGAGTATGGGGCCGTTAGTGATACCGTAGCGCAACAGATGGCTTTAGGGGTTAAAGAAAAATTAGGCACATCCTGGGGACTAAGTACAACCGGAATTGCTGGGCCAGAAGGGGGGACAGAAACCAAACCTGTAGGATTAGTTTACCTTGGTATTGCTGATCCTGATGGCAAAGTGGAGAGTATTGAATGTCGGTTTGGAGATACCCGCGATCGCTCCTCTATTCGCTATTTGAGTGAGTGTACTGCTTTAGATCAATTACGACGAAAAATATTAGTTAGGTAG
- the pyrR gene encoding bifunctional pyr operon transcriptional regulator/uracil phosphoribosyltransferase PyrR, whose amino-acid sequence MIKKILSTEQIRRILTRLASQVLEKSGDLSDIVLLGIYTRGVPLAEMLAQQIEMLEGIKVPVGAIDVTFYRDDLDRIKTRTPAKTKIPFNLTGKTVILVDDVIYKGRTMRAALNAVSEYGRPQCIRLLVLVDRGHRELPIHPDFTGKKLPTASKEQVKVYLQATDGRDAVELIKE is encoded by the coding sequence ATGATCAAAAAGATCCTTTCTACTGAACAAATTCGCCGTATTCTTACCCGTTTAGCTTCTCAAGTTCTCGAAAAATCAGGAGATCTTTCTGATATTGTATTACTGGGAATTTATACGAGAGGGGTTCCCTTAGCCGAAATGTTGGCCCAACAAATTGAGATGTTAGAAGGAATAAAAGTTCCCGTCGGGGCCATTGATGTCACCTTTTATCGAGATGATTTAGATCGCATTAAAACCCGTACCCCTGCTAAGACAAAAATTCCCTTTAATTTAACGGGAAAAACTGTCATATTAGTGGATGATGTTATCTATAAAGGTCGTACCATGCGGGCCGCGTTAAATGCTGTCAGTGAGTATGGAAGACCCCAATGTATTCGTTTATTAGTTTTAGTCGATAGGGGCCATCGAGAATTACCCATTCACCCTGATTTTACCGGAAAAAAACTGCCAACAGCGTCAAAAGAACAGGTAAAAGTTTATCTCCAAGCAACAGATGGCCGAGATGCCGTAGAGTTAATAAAGGAATAA
- a CDS encoding potassium channel family protein: protein MIQPIIEDHFLVCGLGSLGQHCVLSLKEFGVKVIAIELIEPPSWEIPQIPELLDDLIIADCRQNRVLKQAKIEQCRAALLVTTNEQVNIETALAIRQLNPKTRLIVRSGKDNLNSLLQEQLGNFIAYEPTQLPASAFAIAALGTEIRGFFTLDGKRLRVIERHLKPKDNWCYVRHLHELNSRTRRLLSYQEGTPKFSGLFHQWNPETILQPGDIVTYIESADTLTMQSEITAFMSAQTSPITQNWRNKIKRSLSRLWKKGRQYIRLVALISGGIVLLLLFIGTILIHNYYGESTFLSAFLATMILLLGGYSDLFGELREIDDIPAWLQLFSLGLTLAGTAFVGVLYALLTEALLSAKFQFTQHRLPIPQQNHIVIVGMGRVGKQVATLLKEFKQTFLGITFKLDNNDSGILSQMPLISGNLQDILPQANLATAKSIVVVTDDEILNLEVALMAKKLNPHTHIIIRTAGQQLGQHLMQILPQAQIIGAYGVAAEVFAGAAFGENILTIFRLDNQTILVTEYQIEAGDTLNGLLLAEVAYGYGVIPILHQKPPNSSNLMPYYDIRLSVGDRLIVLATIDGLRCIEQGRLAIKSKQWRIYVEKAANEDAAFEGANAIARISGCSLIMARNLMKELPATLSVPLYNHQGERLVRELNKLRVEAKLIE from the coding sequence ATGATACAGCCAATTATAGAAGATCACTTTTTAGTCTGTGGATTAGGTAGTTTAGGACAACATTGTGTCTTGTCTCTAAAAGAGTTTGGGGTGAAAGTAATTGCCATTGAATTAATAGAACCCCCAAGCTGGGAAATTCCTCAAATACCTGAATTATTAGATGATTTAATTATTGCAGACTGCCGACAAAATCGAGTTTTAAAACAAGCAAAAATTGAACAATGTCGCGCTGCTTTATTAGTAACAACCAATGAACAAGTTAATATTGAAACCGCTTTGGCAATTCGTCAATTAAATCCTAAAACTCGCTTAATTGTTCGTTCTGGCAAAGACAATCTCAATAGTTTATTACAAGAACAATTAGGGAATTTTATTGCTTATGAACCCACTCAACTTCCCGCATCTGCTTTTGCTATCGCCGCATTAGGAACAGAAATTAGGGGCTTTTTTACCCTAGATGGAAAACGTTTAAGAGTGATTGAACGTCATCTTAAACCTAAAGATAACTGGTGTTATGTTCGTCATCTTCATGAATTAAATAGTCGTACTCGTCGCTTACTATCTTATCAAGAAGGAACCCCAAAATTTAGTGGCTTATTTCATCAGTGGAACCCAGAAACCATATTACAACCAGGAGATATTGTTACTTATATTGAAAGTGCGGACACCCTGACAATGCAGTCAGAAATTACAGCTTTTATGTCTGCTCAAACTTCTCCAATAACCCAAAATTGGAGAAACAAAATTAAGCGATCGCTGTCTCGTCTCTGGAAAAAAGGACGACAATATATTAGATTAGTTGCCCTCATAAGTGGGGGAATTGTTTTACTTTTATTGTTCATAGGAACTATTTTAATTCACAATTATTATGGAGAATCTACTTTTCTTTCTGCATTTTTAGCGACAATGATCTTATTATTAGGGGGCTATTCTGACTTATTTGGAGAATTGAGAGAAATCGATGATATTCCGGCTTGGTTACAATTATTTAGCTTGGGGTTGACTTTAGCAGGAACAGCTTTTGTCGGGGTTTTATATGCCCTCTTAACAGAAGCATTATTATCAGCAAAATTCCAATTTACACAGCATCGTCTCCCCATTCCCCAACAAAATCATATCGTCATTGTGGGAATGGGAAGAGTGGGAAAACAAGTCGCTACATTATTAAAAGAATTTAAACAAACTTTTTTGGGAATTACTTTTAAACTAGATAATAATGATTCGGGAATATTATCCCAAATGCCCCTCATTTCAGGTAATCTTCAAGATATTTTACCCCAAGCTAATCTTGCCACAGCAAAAAGTATTGTGGTTGTCACTGATGATGAAATTCTCAACCTAGAAGTCGCTTTGATGGCCAAAAAGCTAAACCCTCATACTCATATAATCATCCGTACTGCCGGGCAACAATTAGGGCAGCATCTTATGCAAATTTTACCCCAAGCGCAAATTATTGGGGCCTATGGAGTCGCCGCAGAAGTGTTTGCCGGGGCAGCATTTGGCGAGAATATTTTAACTATATTTCGTCTGGATAACCAAACCATTTTGGTGACAGAATATCAAATTGAAGCCGGAGACACCTTAAACGGGCTGTTATTAGCTGAGGTAGCCTATGGTTATGGAGTCATTCCTATCTTGCATCAAAAGCCCCCCAATTCCTCTAATTTGATGCCATACTATGATATACGCTTGTCTGTCGGCGATCGCTTAATTGTTTTAGCCACCATTGATGGGTTAAGATGTATTGAACAAGGGCGACTAGCCATTAAATCAAAACAATGGCGCATTTACGTCGAAAAAGCAGCAAATGAAGATGCGGCCTTTGAAGGGGCCAATGCGATCGCCAGGATTTCTGGTTGTTCTTTAATTATGGCGCGAAACCTGATGAAAGAATTACCCGCCACTTTATCAGTTCCCCTGTACAATCATCAAGGGGAAAGACTGGTTAGGGAATTAAATAAATTACGAGTCGAAGCAAAATTGATAGAATAA
- the mfd gene encoding transcription-repair coupling factor has protein sequence MVFSSLIRTLQKSPLTKELLGKLKKNNYLGLKGINRLPKGLISSALAQVNQQNLLVICATLEEAGRWAAQLEIMGWKTVNFYPTSEASPYEPFNPESEMIWGQMQILSALNLQESNQNNCAIVTTEKALQPHLPPPDVFNNYCLNLQLGITYKSQELDEILVKLGYERVALVEVEGQWSRRGDIVDIFPVSSEVPVRLEWFGDELEKIREFDPATQRSLDKVEQLLLTPTSFNSIVANTIQESKQSLDNYLSNEEKEALENYNYPAGMQRFLGIAFSEAASILDYLNPNTLCVFDEVDQCQSHSDRWLEYLEENWQELEQPLPKIHRAFQDSLKLAESFPKLYLSEIAEVNDTEALDLSSRPLPTTPHQFARLAEILRGKREIYSGISLKKYTTWLISAQPSRTVSLLQEHDCPAQFIPNPRDYHGIDKSHIQGTAIALKYSGLAELEGFILPTFRIVVVTDREFFGQHVLATAAYIRKRRRAASKQVDLQKLCPGDYVVHKSHGIGKFLKLESLATREYLVIEYGDGLLRVPVDSFDSLSRYRHTGSQPPELHTMTGKTWQKTKQRVRKNIKKLAVDLLNLYAKRSKNTGYTYPVDTPWQQELEDSFPYQPTPDQLKAIQDVKIDLESDRPMDRLVCGDVGFGKTEVAVRAIFKAVTSGHKQVVFLAPTTILTQQHYHTLKERFAPYPINIGLLNRFRTNSEKKDIVERLATGELDIVVGTHQLLGKGVKFKDLGLLVIDEEQRFGVNQKEKIKAMKAQVDVLTLTATPIPRTLYMSLSGIREMSLITTPPPSRRPIKTHLSRYNPDVVRTAIRNELDRGGQIFYVVPRVEGIDELGEQLKQMVPNARVLIAHGQMDVNELEITMLEFNNGEGDILVCTTIIESGLDIPRVNTIIVEDSQKFGLSQLYQLRGRVGRSGIQAHAWLLYPSKAEITETARQRLRALQEFSQLGSGYQLATRDMEIRGVGNLLGAEQSGQLEAIGFEFYMEMLQEAIKEIQGQEIPKVEETQIDLQLTAFIPADYIPDLEQKMSAYRAISTANSKADLVQIAADWTDRYGKLPSPVEQLLQVIELKQLAKSLGFSRIKIESKQHIVLETPMEEPAWKLLQENLPNHLQSRFIYSPKKVTIRGLALIKPNKQLENLIEWLGKMKAIVPDVEE, from the coding sequence ATGGTTTTTTCTTCCCTAATTCGTACCCTACAGAAATCTCCCCTAACCAAAGAACTGTTAGGTAAACTTAAGAAAAATAACTATTTGGGATTAAAAGGGATTAACCGACTACCAAAAGGGTTAATTTCCTCAGCTTTGGCACAAGTTAACCAGCAAAATTTATTAGTTATTTGTGCGACCCTAGAAGAAGCAGGAAGATGGGCAGCCCAATTAGAGATTATGGGCTGGAAAACCGTTAATTTTTATCCCACATCAGAAGCATCGCCCTACGAACCTTTTAACCCTGAATCTGAAATGATTTGGGGACAAATGCAAATTTTATCTGCTCTTAATCTTCAAGAATCTAATCAGAATAATTGTGCAATTGTCACGACAGAAAAAGCCTTACAACCCCATTTACCTCCCCCAGATGTTTTTAATAATTATTGTTTAAACTTACAGCTAGGAATCACTTATAAATCCCAAGAACTTGACGAAATTTTAGTTAAATTAGGGTATGAAAGAGTTGCCCTAGTTGAAGTTGAGGGGCAATGGAGTCGTCGGGGAGATATTGTTGATATTTTTCCCGTTTCTTCAGAAGTTCCAGTAAGGTTAGAATGGTTTGGGGATGAACTCGAAAAAATCCGCGAATTTGATCCGGCTACCCAACGTTCCTTAGATAAAGTTGAGCAATTATTATTAACACCTACTAGCTTTAATTCTATTGTAGCAAATACTATTCAAGAAAGCAAGCAATCATTAGATAATTATCTATCTAATGAAGAAAAAGAAGCTTTAGAAAATTATAATTACCCGGCAGGAATGCAAAGATTTTTAGGGATTGCTTTTTCGGAAGCTGCGTCAATTTTAGATTATTTAAACCCGAATACCCTTTGTGTTTTTGATGAAGTGGATCAATGTCAATCCCATAGTGATCGCTGGTTAGAATATCTAGAAGAAAATTGGCAAGAATTAGAACAACCATTACCGAAAATTCATCGAGCTTTTCAAGACTCCTTAAAATTAGCAGAAAGCTTTCCTAAATTATATTTATCAGAAATAGCAGAAGTCAATGATACAGAGGCGTTAGATTTATCCAGTCGTCCCCTACCAACCACCCCTCATCAGTTTGCAAGATTAGCAGAAATATTAAGGGGGAAACGAGAGATTTATAGTGGAATTAGCCTAAAAAAATATACCACTTGGCTTATTTCTGCTCAACCTTCTCGTACCGTTTCTTTATTACAAGAACATGATTGTCCAGCACAATTTATTCCTAACCCTCGTGATTATCATGGTATCGACAAATCCCATATTCAAGGAACAGCTATTGCCCTAAAATATTCAGGATTAGCAGAATTAGAAGGCTTTATTTTACCCACATTTCGGATTGTAGTTGTCACCGATAGGGAATTTTTTGGACAGCACGTTTTAGCTACTGCAGCTTATATCAGAAAACGTCGCCGCGCTGCCTCTAAACAAGTTGATTTACAAAAACTTTGTCCAGGGGATTATGTTGTCCATAAAAGTCATGGAATCGGTAAATTTTTAAAACTAGAAAGTTTAGCCACCCGTGAATATTTAGTGATTGAATATGGTGATGGACTTTTGAGAGTTCCGGTGGATTCTTTTGATAGTTTATCTCGCTATCGTCATACAGGTTCCCAACCGCCAGAACTTCATACAATGACGGGCAAAACTTGGCAAAAAACCAAACAAAGAGTCCGTAAAAATATCAAGAAATTAGCCGTTGATTTGTTGAATTTATATGCCAAACGTTCTAAAAATACGGGGTATACTTATCCGGTTGATACCCCTTGGCAACAGGAATTAGAAGACTCTTTTCCCTATCAACCAACTCCTGATCAATTAAAGGCAATTCAAGACGTTAAAATTGATTTAGAAAGTGATCGTCCCATGGATCGATTAGTTTGTGGAGATGTGGGATTTGGTAAGACAGAAGTGGCTGTTCGTGCTATTTTTAAAGCCGTTACCAGTGGTCATAAACAGGTTGTTTTTTTAGCCCCCACAACTATTTTAACCCAACAACATTATCACACCTTAAAAGAAAGATTTGCCCCCTATCCCATTAATATTGGTCTATTAAATAGATTTCGGACAAATTCGGAAAAAAAAGACATTGTTGAACGGTTAGCAACGGGAGAATTAGATATTGTTGTTGGTACTCATCAATTATTAGGAAAAGGGGTAAAGTTTAAAGATTTAGGGTTATTAGTGATTGATGAAGAACAACGATTTGGGGTGAATCAAAAAGAAAAAATAAAAGCAATGAAAGCTCAAGTTGATGTCTTAACATTGACAGCAACGCCTATTCCTCGAACCTTATATATGTCCCTTTCAGGAATACGAGAAATGAGCTTAATTACCACCCCACCGCCATCTCGTCGCCCCATCAAAACCCATTTATCTCGTTATAATCCTGATGTAGTTAGAACCGCTATTCGCAATGAATTAGATCGGGGTGGACAGATATTTTATGTAGTTCCTAGAGTAGAAGGAATTGACGAACTTGGGGAACAATTAAAACAAATGGTTCCCAATGCTAGAGTATTAATTGCCCATGGTCAAATGGATGTCAATGAATTAGAAATAACCATGTTAGAATTTAATAATGGAGAGGGGGATATTTTAGTTTGTACGACGATTATTGAATCAGGATTAGATATTCCTAGGGTGAATACAATTATTGTTGAAGATTCTCAAAAATTTGGCTTATCTCAACTCTATCAATTAAGGGGAAGGGTAGGAAGATCAGGCATTCAAGCTCATGCTTGGTTATTATATCCGAGTAAGGCAGAAATAACAGAAACTGCCCGGCAAAGATTAAGAGCATTACAAGAATTTAGTCAACTGGGATCTGGGTATCAATTAGCGACTCGTGATATGGAAATTAGGGGAGTTGGGAACTTATTAGGGGCAGAACAATCAGGACAATTAGAAGCCATTGGCTTTGAGTTTTACATGGAAATGTTACAAGAAGCTATCAAAGAAATTCAGGGACAAGAAATACCCAAAGTTGAAGAAACCCAAATAGACTTACAATTGACTGCCTTTATTCCGGCTGATTATATTCCTGATCTTGAACAAAAAATGTCTGCTTATCGTGCAATTTCTACGGCTAATTCCAAAGCAGATTTAGTACAAATTGCAGCAGACTGGACAGATCGTTATGGTAAACTTCCCTCTCCAGTAGAACAATTATTACAAGTAATTGAATTAAAACAATTAGCAAAATCCTTGGGATTTTCTCGCATTAAAATTGAAAGTAAACAGCACATTGTTTTAGAAACACCTATGGAAGAACCCGCTTGGAAACTATTACAAGAAAATTTACCAAATCATTTGCAGTCACGCTTTATTTATAGCCCCAAAAAAGTTACAATAAGAGGATTAGCATTGATTAAACCGAATAAACAATTAGAAAATTTAATTGAATGGTTAGGTAAGATGAAAGCAATTGTTCCTGATGTTGAAGAATAA